In a genomic window of Amycolatopsis japonica:
- a CDS encoding FAD-dependent monooxygenase, giving the protein MADTKILISGASVAGPALAFWLTRYGFQVTVVERAPSLRPGGQAVDLRGTAKEVARRMGLDERIRAACTDTKGETLVDRKNRTKATIRADDFDGDGVVAEIEILRGDLTEVLYEATRERAEYVFGDRITALDERADGVGVTFASGSRATYDLVIGADGLHSGVRALAFGEESRFVRHLGSYLAFFAVPNRLGLRNWAVGYDDVGRAAGIRGVRDGDQAMAYFGFASPKIDYDYRDVEAQKALVRRFAAGMEWEAPWLLDRMDEAPDFYFDSCAQVIMESWSRGRVGLLGDAAFCPSPLSGQGTSLAFVGAYVLAGELAAGLDTGLKRYEAVMREFVEKTQELGRENAESIFAKSRTGLRMRYLAMRVMRLKPFAALASRKMRDVVNGIALPDYPAPHSED; this is encoded by the coding sequence ATGGCTGACACCAAGATCCTCATCTCCGGAGCGAGCGTCGCCGGACCGGCCTTGGCCTTCTGGCTCACCCGGTACGGCTTCCAGGTGACCGTCGTGGAGCGCGCGCCGTCGTTGCGTCCCGGCGGCCAGGCCGTCGACCTGCGCGGAACGGCCAAGGAGGTCGCCCGCCGGATGGGGCTCGACGAACGCATCCGCGCGGCCTGCACGGACACGAAGGGCGAGACGCTCGTCGACCGGAAGAACCGCACGAAGGCCACCATCCGCGCCGACGACTTCGACGGCGACGGCGTCGTCGCGGAGATCGAGATCCTCCGCGGTGACCTGACCGAAGTGCTCTACGAAGCGACCAGGGAGCGGGCGGAGTACGTCTTCGGCGACCGGATCACCGCGCTGGACGAGCGGGCCGACGGCGTCGGCGTCACCTTCGCGAGTGGTTCGAGGGCGACGTACGACCTGGTCATCGGGGCGGACGGGCTGCATTCGGGCGTGCGGGCGCTGGCCTTCGGAGAGGAGTCCCGGTTCGTCCGGCATCTCGGCTCGTACCTGGCGTTCTTCGCCGTGCCGAACCGGCTCGGCCTGCGGAACTGGGCCGTCGGCTACGACGACGTCGGCCGGGCCGCCGGGATCCGCGGCGTCCGCGACGGCGACCAGGCGATGGCGTACTTCGGGTTCGCGTCGCCGAAAATCGACTACGACTACCGCGACGTCGAAGCGCAGAAGGCGCTGGTCCGCCGGTTCGCCGCCGGAATGGAGTGGGAAGCGCCCTGGCTGCTGGACCGGATGGACGAGGCGCCCGACTTCTACTTCGACTCGTGCGCCCAGGTGATCATGGAGTCCTGGTCGCGCGGTCGTGTCGGGCTGCTGGGCGACGCCGCTTTCTGCCCCTCGCCGCTGTCCGGGCAGGGCACGAGCCTGGCGTTCGTCGGCGCGTACGTGCTCGCCGGGGAACTCGCCGCCGGTCTCGACACCGGGCTGAAGCGCTACGAAGCCGTCATGCGCGAGTTCGTCGAGAAGACCCAGGAGCTGGGGCGGGAGAATGCGGAGTCGATCTTCGCGAAGTCGCGGACGGGTTTGCGGATGCGGTATCTGGCGATGCGGGTCATGCGGCTGAAGCCGTTCGCCGCCCTGGCCTCGCGGAAGATGCGGGACGTCGTGAACGGCATCGCCCTGCCGGACTACCCGGCCCCGCATTCAGAGGACTAA
- a CDS encoding antibiotic biosynthesis monooxygenase family protein gives MAVVKINAIEVPEGAGPELEKRFAARLHAVDDQPGFLGFELLRPVSGESRYFVYTKWESEEAYQAWASGPAREAHAGERAKPVSTGANLLEFEVVQASKPGE, from the coding sequence ATGGCTGTCGTGAAGATCAACGCGATCGAGGTACCCGAAGGCGCAGGCCCCGAGCTGGAGAAGCGGTTCGCCGCGCGGCTGCACGCCGTCGACGATCAGCCCGGTTTCCTCGGCTTCGAGCTGCTCCGCCCGGTCTCCGGCGAGTCGCGCTACTTCGTCTACACCAAGTGGGAGTCCGAAGAGGCGTACCAGGCGTGGGCGTCCGGCCCGGCGCGTGAGGCGCACGCGGGTGAGCGCGCGAAGCCGGTCTCCACGGGTGCGAACCTGCTGGAATTCGAGGTCGTCCAGGCTTCGAAGCCGGGTGAGTGA